The [Bacillus] selenitireducens MLS10 genome includes a region encoding these proteins:
- a CDS encoding phosphotransferase, translated as MRWFKKKEKISKEELNTRLTVAQELRRDGEYKQAEKQLMKLLKEAGQEPLIYRAFGWLFVKSGDLKRAEENFRKSNSLEDIPLEMDLNTGPIMTDLLYRNGKTEEARRLGYAILNLRLNAKVLYLLTEIALKEWQPDHDLNSFWFAYLEDNDDKDYLKNKFWAYCRTFGFTELYSYGLGVKGELEKKADHANMEILYHPRSLLRVVWYEGVKAMEKPSKKGSESLLRSSLFYYYASAPIRPYIPPILGIIQTKSFQVAYFQFVEERSEKKGIAFHKEAMDILIEINEMYITPEYEKRLGSMAHHSYVQMKRGQLKKSTETLIQHSFIRYDDSLNQKMVRIYENLDTLLQDFDGVDEVFSHGDYHIGNLMNSYDGIQVIDWDVSGIIPFGFDIGTYLGQLRSLDDIESLGRHYYEKSGFRESMTFDSFMYVVSLMMAVRYFTAATENQKETYLNDSIRQNIDQITNIATLLDWYMPKASLVSR; from the coding sequence ATGCGCTGGTTTAAAAAGAAAGAAAAGATCAGTAAAGAAGAATTGAATACGCGCCTGACCGTCGCCCAGGAATTAAGGCGTGACGGGGAGTATAAGCAGGCGGAGAAGCAGCTGATGAAGCTCCTTAAGGAAGCCGGGCAGGAACCGCTCATTTACCGGGCGTTCGGCTGGCTTTTTGTGAAGTCCGGTGACCTCAAACGGGCCGAGGAGAACTTCCGCAAAAGCAATAGCCTGGAAGACATCCCCCTTGAGATGGACCTCAATACCGGGCCGATCATGACTGATCTCCTCTACCGAAACGGCAAGACTGAAGAGGCGAGACGTCTCGGCTACGCGATTTTGAATCTCCGTCTCAACGCGAAAGTGCTGTATCTCTTGACGGAGATCGCGTTGAAGGAGTGGCAGCCGGATCATGATCTGAACAGCTTCTGGTTTGCCTATCTCGAAGACAATGATGACAAGGACTACTTGAAGAATAAATTCTGGGCTTACTGCCGGACGTTCGGGTTCACGGAACTCTATTCCTATGGTCTCGGCGTGAAGGGTGAGCTTGAGAAGAAGGCCGATCACGCGAATATGGAGATCCTCTATCACCCGAGGAGTCTTCTCAGGGTCGTCTGGTACGAGGGTGTGAAGGCGATGGAGAAACCGTCAAAGAAAGGATCCGAGTCGCTGCTCAGAAGCAGTCTCTTCTATTATTATGCCAGTGCACCGATTCGCCCTTACATCCCGCCTATTCTGGGCATCATTCAGACGAAATCGTTCCAGGTGGCGTACTTTCAGTTCGTCGAAGAGCGGAGTGAGAAGAAAGGGATCGCCTTTCATAAAGAGGCGATGGATATCTTGATTGAGATCAATGAGATGTATATCACGCCGGAGTATGAGAAGCGTCTCGGTTCGATGGCCCATCACAGCTACGTGCAGATGAAGCGCGGTCAGCTTAAGAAGAGCACAGAGACGCTCATACAGCACAGCTTCATCCGCTATGACGACAGCCTGAACCAAAAGATGGTGAGAATTTATGAAAACCTCGACACACTGTTACAGGATTTTGACGGTGTGGATGAAGTCTTCTCCCATGGCGACTACCACATTGGGAATCTTATGAACAGCTATGACGGCATTCAGGTCATTGACTGGGACGTGAGCGGCATCATTCCCTTTGGTTTTGACATCGGCACGTACCTCGGTCAGCTGAGGAGTTTGGATGATATCGAGAGCCTAGGCCGTCATTATTATGAGAAGTCCGGTTTCCGGGAGTCGATGACGTTCGACTCGTTCATGTATGTGGTGAGTCTGATGATGGCGGTGCGTTATTTTACGGCCGCGACGGAGAACCAAAAGGAAACATACCTGAACGACAGCATCCGGCAGAATATCGATCAGATCACGAATATCGCCACCTTGCTTGATTGGTATATGCCCAAGGCATCTCTCGTTTCCCGTTAG
- a CDS encoding N-acetylmuramoyl-L-alanine amidase, giving the protein MTIQTKYMTGNDCFQAGRTIVPKGIMIHSTATPGVMAADWFSRWNKSYKAGEMTRQVCVHAFVDDRSVWQYLPWNHRGWHAGGTANNTHIGIEICEPKGFRYDQNGRMTGYNPADHEVYFRMAWKRTVALAVKLCREFGLNETAIIDHTEGNRQGIASAHQDVMHWFARHGESVDSFRRDVRAELGKSVRLTVRKTPDAAPGKLFRVQAGAFSSEAKAKDQLRRLKEAGFDAFIQ; this is encoded by the coding sequence GTGACGATTCAGACGAAATACATGACGGGGAACGACTGCTTTCAGGCCGGGCGGACGATTGTGCCAAAGGGGATTATGATTCACTCAACGGCCACACCGGGTGTGATGGCGGCGGACTGGTTCTCGCGATGGAACAAATCGTATAAAGCGGGAGAGATGACGAGGCAGGTATGTGTGCATGCCTTCGTCGATGACCGTTCGGTTTGGCAGTATCTGCCCTGGAATCATCGGGGCTGGCACGCGGGAGGTACGGCGAACAATACGCATATCGGGATTGAGATCTGTGAGCCGAAAGGGTTTCGCTATGATCAGAACGGCCGGATGACGGGCTACAACCCGGCGGATCATGAGGTGTATTTTCGCATGGCCTGGAAGCGTACTGTTGCCCTTGCCGTGAAGTTGTGCCGCGAATTCGGTCTCAATGAAACGGCGATCATCGATCACACGGAAGGGAATCGCCAGGGGATTGCGAGCGCCCATCAGGACGTGATGCACTGGTTCGCCCGTCACGGGGAATCGGTGGATTCGTTTCGGCGTGACGTCAGGGCCGAGCTCGGGAAATCGGTGCGGCTGACCGTGAGGAAGACGCCGGACGCAGCACCGGGCAAGCTGTTTCGGGTGCAGGCGGGGGCCTTCTCTTCAGAGGCGAAAGCGAAGGATCAGCTCCGCAGGCTGAAAGAGGCGGGGTTCGATGCGTTCATCCAGTGA
- a CDS encoding TRAP transporter large permease — translation MIWIMILSFFLLIVLGIPIAFAMGASALFYFLVSGIPMEMFAQRFFSNTQSFAFLAIPFFILAGNLMIHGNIAQRIIGVADAMVRQLPGGLGCVSVVTSMGMAGVSGSSVADAASTGSVLIPEMKRKGYSARFAAAINASSSVVGIIIPPSSTMIIIAWLANLSVGEMFIAGIIPGLLVGLFYLGTTVLIALKRGYPSESKPTLREFAGQLRHAALALLLPVILIGAIVTGVATATEAASLAVVYALIIGLFVYRTLNLTNIIASLRDTVRGTSIVMITICASMIFTWVLISEGIPRMISDALQGLGLPGWGLLLVMILIMLIFGMIMELVPNLFLFIPIFMPIATDVIGMDPMHFALVMLVTLALGMFTPPVGATLFISCYIAKVKIEQTTKDILPYFAAGIAVVLIISFLPFTILWLPSLF, via the coding sequence ATGATCTGGATCATGATTCTTAGTTTTTTCCTGTTAATTGTGCTCGGCATCCCCATTGCCTTTGCCATGGGGGCTTCGGCTTTATTTTATTTTCTCGTCTCCGGCATTCCGATGGAGATGTTCGCCCAGCGCTTCTTCTCCAACACGCAGTCCTTTGCGTTTCTAGCCATTCCGTTCTTTATTCTTGCCGGTAACCTGATGATCCACGGCAACATCGCCCAGCGCATCATCGGGGTTGCCGATGCCATGGTCCGTCAGCTCCCTGGCGGCCTCGGGTGCGTCTCCGTCGTGACGAGTATGGGTATGGCCGGGGTCTCCGGCTCCTCGGTCGCCGATGCCGCCTCCACCGGGAGCGTCCTGATCCCGGAGATGAAACGAAAAGGCTACAGCGCCCGCTTTGCCGCGGCTATCAACGCCTCGAGCTCCGTTGTCGGCATCATCATTCCGCCAAGTTCGACGATGATCATCATCGCCTGGCTCGCGAACCTCTCCGTCGGGGAAATGTTCATTGCCGGGATTATCCCCGGACTCCTCGTCGGGCTCTTTTACCTCGGCACGACGGTACTCATCGCCCTGAAGCGGGGCTATCCGTCCGAGAGTAAGCCGACGCTCAGGGAATTTGCCGGCCAGCTCCGTCACGCCGCTTTGGCCCTACTGTTGCCGGTCATCCTGATCGGGGCAATCGTCACCGGCGTGGCCACGGCAACTGAAGCCGCGTCTCTCGCCGTCGTCTACGCCCTCATCATCGGGCTCTTTGTCTACCGGACTTTGAATCTGACGAACATCATCGCCTCACTCCGGGACACGGTCCGGGGCACGAGTATCGTCATGATCACCATCTGTGCGTCGATGATCTTCACCTGGGTCCTGATCTCGGAAGGCATTCCGCGGATGATCTCAGACGCCCTGCAGGGGCTCGGACTTCCGGGCTGGGGACTCCTTCTCGTGATGATCCTCATCATGCTCATCTTCGGGATGATCATGGAGCTCGTACCGAATCTGTTTTTATTCATCCCAATCTTCATGCCGATTGCCACAGACGTCATCGGAATGGACCCGATGCATTTCGCACTCGTCATGCTCGTGACCCTGGCTCTCGGGATGTTCACACCACCGGTTGGTGCGACGCTCTTCATTTCGTGCTACATTGCCAAGGTCAAGATCGAACAGACGACGAAGGATATCCTGCCCTACTTCGCCGCAGGGATCGCCGTTGTTCTGATCATCTCGTTCCTGCCGTTCACGATTCTCTGGCTTCCAAGCCTGTTTTAA
- a CDS encoding TRAP transporter small permease: MTDQPDTGWFNRIINGFEALSSILLALLTIVVFGEVLSRYVFQLPLVFSNELTLILFPWMIFLGAVAVTKDDGHLAVSYFRDRLPYAYQKGLYLFSKVIMLSFSVAMAYASWRLADNVSNQLMPVLRISRSWLSISITVSFIAISLVLIRQIYWIMTDRMKVPTEEDLADDLDHDS; the protein is encoded by the coding sequence ATGACCGATCAACCGGATACAGGATGGTTCAACCGGATCATCAACGGGTTTGAAGCCTTATCATCCATTCTTCTCGCACTTCTGACCATCGTCGTCTTCGGCGAAGTGCTCAGCCGCTATGTCTTTCAGCTGCCCCTCGTTTTCTCAAACGAGCTGACACTGATTCTGTTTCCCTGGATGATTTTCCTCGGGGCCGTAGCCGTAACGAAGGATGACGGGCACCTCGCCGTCTCGTATTTCAGAGACCGTCTGCCGTACGCCTATCAAAAAGGCCTTTATCTGTTTTCCAAAGTCATCATGCTCAGCTTCTCCGTCGCCATGGCCTACGCGAGCTGGCGACTGGCGGATAACGTTTCAAATCAGCTGATGCCTGTCTTGCGCATTTCCCGGTCGTGGCTGTCCATCTCCATTACCGTCAGCTTCATCGCCATCAGTCTTGTGCTCATCCGACAGATTTACTGGATCATGACCGATCGGATGAAAGTGCCTACAGAGGAGGATTTAGCCGATGATCTGGATCATGATTCTTAG
- a CDS encoding TRAP transporter substrate-binding protein: MKKSVLSLVAASAVVLAACGVESGQNNGNNNTDNADNNTNTAANDTDDANENNDGATEDVEVEYEWQIGWNSGLDGDSKGEAAKAFAEYVEAESNGRVEIEFFPNETYATSPEMIDAVQVGALDMALPGANELAGLIPEYAALSLPFLTEGFEEAHAVLDGPVGDDLKALGRDVGFETLNDVEIGFAQITNDVRPIETPEDVQGLSIRSPNDVSLIETFNALGASVSTMAYTELYSGLSQGVIDGQFNPMLSIYDQNMHEVQDYLAVTNHTYYYSYFIMNADLFDSLDEDLQEIVREGSVRARDAARDFIGSEEEAALERAEDEFEVVTYPDLEPFQEIVLSVYDEVADVMGEEIIQSMQDFLEEYRNQ; the protein is encoded by the coding sequence ATGAAGAAATCAGTACTGAGTCTCGTCGCAGCCTCCGCCGTTGTCCTCGCTGCCTGCGGGGTTGAAAGCGGACAGAACAACGGAAACAACAACACAGACAATGCAGACAACAACACCAACACAGCCGCAAACGATACGGACGATGCCAATGAGAACAATGATGGAGCCACGGAAGACGTCGAGGTGGAATACGAATGGCAAATCGGCTGGAACTCGGGTCTTGACGGTGACTCCAAAGGGGAAGCGGCGAAAGCCTTTGCCGAATACGTAGAAGCTGAATCCAACGGGCGCGTGGAAATTGAATTCTTCCCGAACGAAACATACGCCACCTCACCGGAAATGATCGATGCCGTTCAGGTCGGTGCCCTCGATATGGCCCTGCCTGGTGCCAACGAGCTCGCCGGTCTCATTCCGGAATACGCGGCACTGTCCCTGCCGTTTTTGACAGAAGGATTTGAAGAAGCCCATGCCGTACTCGACGGACCCGTCGGCGATGATCTGAAGGCCCTCGGCCGTGACGTCGGTTTTGAAACACTGAACGATGTGGAAATCGGCTTTGCCCAGATTACGAACGACGTCCGTCCGATTGAAACACCGGAAGATGTCCAGGGTCTCTCCATCCGATCACCGAACGACGTGAGCCTGATTGAGACGTTCAATGCCCTCGGTGCATCCGTCTCCACGATGGCCTATACGGAACTCTACAGCGGGCTGTCCCAAGGCGTCATCGACGGCCAGTTCAACCCGATGCTCAGTATTTATGATCAGAACATGCATGAAGTCCAGGACTACCTCGCCGTCACGAATCATACGTACTACTACTCCTACTTCATCATGAATGCCGACCTTTTCGACAGCCTTGATGAAGACCTCCAGGAGATCGTCCGTGAAGGCTCCGTCCGCGCCCGCGACGCTGCCCGTGATTTCATCGGCTCTGAAGAAGAAGCGGCCCTTGAACGCGCCGAAGACGAGTTTGAAGTCGTTACCTATCCGGATCTTGAACCGTTCCAGGAAATTGTCCTCTCCGTATACGATGAAGTCGCAGACGTCATGGGTGAAGAGATCATCCAGTCCATGCAGGACTTCCTTGAAGAATACCGGAACCAATAA
- a CDS encoding Zn-dependent hydrolase, with product MFDQLMRDYDPAHTHSGINGERLAARFDALSKIGLGEHGSCNRLSFSKEEQAAKEQVMAWMEEAGMTVWQDGANNVIGRIEGCESERIIMSGSHLDSVPQGGQFDGPLGVLSALEVAQAWTDEGYTPKKSYEVIVFTDEEGARFKSGLSGSQAMTGEWRREQKLSLTDDNGQSFEDVLRDNGLSLTTFASSKRDFSSVDAFVEVHIEQGKRLEQADLPVGVVQGIAGPSWLDVTFTGAAGHAGNTPMDDRKDALIAASQFISAIESLPSDYSDSAVATVGQLYVKPNGVNVIPGEVSLTVDIRDIHKESRDKLRDRIKSVADKIAERRGLGVTHKEVMYEDPVPVKDDFQQKAAKAVEHVTGKPAFFLPSGAGHDAMIIGKKTDIAMLFTRSKDGISHNPKEWSSLNDCVITVHALKHLLEELTADPA from the coding sequence ATGTTCGATCAACTTATGCGTGATTACGATCCCGCCCATACCCATTCCGGCATCAACGGCGAGCGCCTCGCAGCCCGTTTTGATGCACTGTCCAAAATCGGGCTCGGCGAACACGGCAGCTGTAACCGCCTCTCGTTCTCGAAAGAAGAACAGGCCGCCAAAGAACAGGTCATGGCCTGGATGGAAGAAGCCGGCATGACCGTCTGGCAAGACGGCGCCAACAACGTCATCGGCCGCATCGAAGGCTGCGAGTCTGAGCGCATCATCATGTCCGGCTCTCACCTCGACAGCGTGCCCCAGGGCGGCCAGTTCGACGGGCCGCTCGGAGTGTTGAGTGCCCTTGAAGTCGCCCAGGCCTGGACGGACGAAGGCTACACACCAAAGAAAAGCTATGAAGTTATCGTCTTTACCGACGAAGAAGGCGCCCGCTTTAAGTCCGGGCTCTCAGGAAGCCAGGCCATGACCGGCGAATGGCGCCGGGAACAAAAACTCAGTCTCACCGATGATAACGGCCAGAGCTTCGAAGACGTCCTCCGTGACAACGGCCTGTCACTCACTACCTTCGCTTCATCCAAGCGGGACTTCTCCTCGGTCGACGCCTTCGTCGAAGTCCACATCGAACAGGGAAAACGCCTTGAACAGGCGGATCTTCCTGTCGGGGTCGTGCAGGGCATTGCAGGTCCGTCCTGGCTCGACGTCACCTTCACAGGTGCCGCCGGCCATGCAGGCAATACGCCGATGGATGACCGCAAAGATGCACTCATTGCCGCAAGCCAGTTTATCAGCGCCATTGAATCCCTCCCAAGTGATTACAGCGACTCTGCCGTCGCCACCGTCGGCCAGCTCTATGTCAAACCAAACGGTGTCAACGTGATCCCCGGGGAAGTGAGCCTCACCGTCGATATCCGGGATATTCATAAAGAATCAAGAGACAAGCTGAGGGACCGGATCAAAAGCGTGGCTGACAAGATTGCAGAAAGACGAGGTTTAGGTGTCACTCATAAAGAAGTGATGTACGAAGATCCGGTGCCCGTCAAAGACGATTTCCAGCAAAAAGCCGCGAAAGCCGTGGAGCATGTCACCGGAAAACCGGCATTCTTCCTCCCGAGCGGCGCCGGTCACGATGCGATGATCATCGGCAAAAAAACCGACATCGCCATGCTGTTTACAAGAAGCAAAGACGGCATCAGCCATAATCCGAAAGAATGGTCGTCCCTGAACGACTGCGTCATCACCGTGCACGCTCTGAAACACCTGCTCGAAGAACTGACGGCAGACCCTGCCTGA
- a CDS encoding helix-turn-helix domain-containing protein — protein MSTERKLMSLINSSRVLNSTLDIDEVLHHLIQEVLNVIDGANASILFLYDKRHDHLYAKAAIGFDMHHLQHVRLKPGEGMSGYTFQMKSAQIFRSSNQTHAHMANIPDEAKAIYAKSLGRYKVPDSALSVPLMIKGACIGVLTVDIYEKPTAFDDENLRLLETFATQAAVAIENATMFSQNERTSKIHRELSRAALTRGGIGTIIQSLSGIVNLPVVLFNEFFDLLDGSDSAAIATARSLIEKKKTHLHQYISPDQIQSLFGQDGDQPIEAVFFPLNANDRTAGYVMILLSDHAFIDPVDQFAIEQTSMVFTMEILRKEKESINDWRHSSMMLDHILHGEWNHQVISNLENLPVFTNPNAGMVMVHLQLDISNVQFGQFQAKKDHVLRILARKVGTHRCQGFLLEETRSVTFLFMIPAHLDARNAYESIGTLFTDVAESLHASRSLSIKAGLSRLVTEVSGLRPAYQDAVKAVEYLFKLQTARSVLTYDELGIERLMLNTPFQEMDSFVTDTIGPIAAYDAAHDADLLLTLKTYLESTSNMALTAKKCFVHVNTVKYRLQLIKELTGIADLSGRKAFELQLGIYVHEHLENR, from the coding sequence ATGAGCACAGAGCGTAAGCTGATGAGTCTCATCAATTCATCCCGTGTCCTGAACTCCACACTCGATATTGACGAAGTGCTGCATCACCTGATCCAGGAAGTACTGAACGTCATAGACGGTGCCAATGCGAGCATCCTGTTTCTCTATGACAAGCGGCACGATCACCTCTATGCAAAAGCCGCCATCGGCTTTGACATGCACCATCTTCAGCACGTCAGACTGAAGCCCGGTGAAGGCATGAGCGGCTATACCTTTCAGATGAAGAGCGCTCAGATCTTCCGCTCATCAAATCAGACCCATGCCCATATGGCCAACATCCCCGACGAAGCAAAAGCCATTTATGCGAAATCCCTTGGCCGCTACAAAGTTCCCGACAGCGCCCTGTCCGTCCCACTTATGATCAAAGGGGCCTGCATCGGGGTATTGACGGTGGACATTTACGAAAAGCCGACGGCCTTCGACGACGAAAACCTCCGCCTCCTTGAAACGTTCGCCACCCAAGCCGCCGTAGCCATTGAGAACGCGACGATGTTCTCCCAAAACGAGCGGACTAGCAAAATCCACCGGGAGCTGAGCCGTGCTGCGCTCACGCGAGGCGGGATCGGTACGATCATCCAGAGCCTCTCCGGCATCGTCAACCTCCCCGTCGTACTCTTTAATGAATTCTTTGATCTCCTTGACGGGTCCGACTCGGCTGCGATTGCCACGGCACGGTCGCTCATTGAAAAGAAGAAGACCCATCTGCATCAGTACATCTCACCCGATCAGATCCAGTCCCTCTTCGGCCAGGACGGTGATCAGCCGATTGAAGCGGTCTTCTTTCCTCTGAACGCCAACGACCGGACCGCGGGTTACGTCATGATCCTGCTTTCGGACCATGCCTTCATCGACCCCGTTGATCAGTTTGCCATTGAACAGACGAGCATGGTCTTCACCATGGAGATCCTCCGGAAAGAAAAAGAATCCATTAACGACTGGCGGCACTCAAGCATGATGCTCGATCACATCCTGCACGGGGAGTGGAACCATCAGGTCATCTCGAACCTTGAGAATCTGCCTGTCTTCACGAACCCCAACGCCGGTATGGTGATGGTTCACCTGCAGCTCGATATTTCAAACGTCCAGTTCGGCCAGTTTCAAGCAAAGAAGGATCACGTCTTAAGGATCCTCGCCCGGAAGGTGGGAACGCACCGATGTCAGGGATTTCTCCTCGAAGAGACACGCTCGGTCACCTTCCTCTTCATGATCCCCGCCCACCTCGATGCCCGTAACGCCTACGAAAGCATCGGGACCCTCTTCACCGATGTTGCTGAAAGTCTCCACGCCAGCCGTTCTCTCTCCATCAAAGCGGGGCTCAGCCGGCTCGTCACCGAAGTCAGCGGGCTTCGTCCTGCGTATCAGGATGCCGTCAAAGCCGTCGAATATCTGTTTAAATTACAGACCGCCCGTTCTGTCCTCACCTACGATGAATTAGGCATCGAGCGCCTCATGCTCAACACCCCGTTTCAGGAAATGGACAGCTTCGTTACAGATACCATCGGCCCCATCGCCGCCTACGACGCGGCCCACGATGCCGACTTGCTTCTTACATTGAAGACATACCTCGAGTCCACAAGCAACATGGCCCTTACCGCGAAGAAATGCTTCGTCCATGTGAATACCGTCAAATACCGCCTGCAGCTCATCAAGGAACTGACAGGGATCGCCGACCTGAGTGGGCGAAAAGCCTTTGAGCTCCAGCTCGGTATCTATGTCCATGAGCATCTTGAGAATCGCTGA
- a CDS encoding BglG family transcription antiterminator, with the protein MNDRRRQIIKMILNGRTSIKFKDMEALFGVGERTIRYDLEMISDLLSEHEIELVHVSGQGMWKLNTHPDAEALKELYDTMQFEERAGSAEERFLLIGHELAMANEWLSLRIIAEELEVSKGTVLQHMPQIEKSCERFDLKLERGRKGFRFTGTEKSRRLFLLSLMEKLEETWDTVNPLPNLNWPDLSLKDLKTVETIVSERRVAHLDPTAMSRIFALSLQRTRSGALLADGTDFGDTAPGEAFTGLWDELKEALDVHMEPAETAFAWLYLLATGGLTLPYEGKIKDDESFMTFIEAFSKRMGITHFGKKQLKDVHREWRALNAAQAHDITYMHPLRGKIEEQYPFILFHLEEALRETDVLQVGDQTDSLIPMAISFAAIYEIASFENERYHIWVVCPSGLAASRLLTVSLMKHFPQVEVKRTMAISELEDVEEWDKPDFIVTSVTLQDCPYPHITVKPVINEEEIKKIEQFISNTVRNRDSTNEKGLEHSIHAVIPKSRMVVSAAKGPDRLEQIMDEGISLLEDDGLVTEGFYDDIHHTVFQKKYLYEIIPGLLFIHGNSDHVLKAGFSLVQLKEPYVVEGKLHSTAVLFMATPDKDAHIPQLQYLYQIFMNERKVKDLLDWTTTGLTEG; encoded by the coding sequence ATGAACGACAGGAGACGGCAAATTATCAAGATGATTCTGAACGGGCGAACGTCGATCAAGTTTAAGGATATGGAGGCCTTGTTCGGGGTCGGTGAACGGACGATCCGTTACGATCTGGAGATGATTTCCGACCTGCTTTCCGAGCATGAGATCGAACTGGTACACGTCAGTGGACAAGGCATGTGGAAACTGAACACGCACCCGGACGCAGAAGCCCTCAAGGAATTGTATGACACGATGCAGTTTGAAGAACGGGCGGGATCGGCGGAGGAGCGGTTTCTTCTCATCGGCCATGAGCTCGCCATGGCCAATGAATGGCTCAGCCTCCGTATCATCGCTGAAGAGCTCGAAGTCAGTAAAGGCACCGTCTTGCAGCATATGCCCCAGATTGAAAAGAGCTGTGAACGTTTCGATCTGAAGCTCGAACGGGGCCGAAAAGGGTTCCGCTTTACCGGAACGGAGAAAAGCAGGCGGCTGTTTCTGTTATCCCTCATGGAAAAGCTTGAAGAAACCTGGGACACCGTCAATCCGCTTCCGAACCTGAACTGGCCGGATCTCTCCCTGAAGGATCTCAAGACCGTCGAAACGATTGTCAGTGAGCGGCGCGTGGCACATCTCGATCCCACTGCGATGAGCCGGATCTTTGCCTTGTCCCTCCAGCGGACAAGGAGCGGAGCGCTGTTGGCAGACGGGACGGACTTTGGAGACACAGCGCCTGGTGAAGCCTTTACGGGACTCTGGGATGAGCTGAAAGAAGCCCTTGACGTGCACATGGAACCTGCGGAAACGGCGTTCGCGTGGCTGTATCTCCTCGCTACCGGCGGTCTGACGCTCCCTTATGAAGGCAAAATCAAAGATGACGAGTCATTCATGACGTTTATCGAAGCATTCTCCAAGCGGATGGGCATCACACACTTTGGCAAGAAGCAGCTGAAAGACGTTCACCGCGAGTGGCGGGCATTGAACGCCGCTCAGGCACATGACATCACGTATATGCACCCCCTGCGGGGCAAAATAGAAGAGCAGTACCCGTTTATTCTGTTTCATTTAGAGGAGGCGCTCCGGGAGACGGACGTCCTGCAGGTCGGCGATCAGACTGACAGCCTGATCCCGATGGCGATCAGTTTTGCTGCCATTTATGAAATTGCCTCCTTTGAAAATGAACGGTACCACATCTGGGTTGTCTGCCCGAGCGGGCTGGCAGCCAGTCGTCTGCTCACCGTATCTCTGATGAAGCATTTTCCTCAGGTGGAAGTGAAACGGACGATGGCCATCTCAGAGCTTGAAGACGTGGAAGAGTGGGACAAACCGGACTTCATCGTCACTTCAGTGACGCTGCAAGACTGTCCGTACCCGCATATCACGGTCAAGCCGGTGATCAATGAGGAAGAGATCAAAAAGATTGAACAGTTTATCAGCAACACCGTAAGAAACCGGGATTCAACGAATGAGAAGGGACTTGAGCATTCCATTCACGCAGTCATCCCGAAATCGCGCATGGTGGTCTCCGCTGCAAAAGGCCCGGACCGGCTTGAACAGATCATGGACGAAGGCATTTCGCTTCTTGAAGACGACGGCCTCGTCACGGAAGGGTTTTATGACGACATTCATCATACGGTGTTTCAAAAGAAGTATCTGTACGAAATCATTCCGGGGCTGCTCTTTATTCACGGCAACTCGGATCACGTCCTGAAGGCAGGGTTCAGTCTCGTACAGCTGAAAGAGCCGTATGTGGTGGAAGGCAAGCTGCATTCGACGGCGGTTTTGTTCATGGCAACCCCGGACAAAGACGCCCATATCCCGCAGCTGCAGTATTTGTATCAGATTTTCATGAATGAAAGGAAGGTCAAGGATCTCCTTGACTGGACCACAACAGGATTAACGGAGGGATGA
- a CDS encoding PTS sugar transporter subunit IIA has product MEQVHLHESRIQWEQKAGDWKDAIKKSAAPLLNDGDINETYVEAMIRNIEELGPYILIAPDVALPHARPEHGVEKAGFTVTVFKEPVPFPKGTDQSVSEARVFVCLAAVDSESHLGLLQQISGLIEDRSLIEALLQASSEADVHKALSGWNQ; this is encoded by the coding sequence ATGGAACAGGTGCATTTGCACGAAAGCCGGATTCAGTGGGAGCAGAAGGCCGGGGATTGGAAGGACGCGATCAAAAAGAGCGCGGCGCCTCTTCTGAACGATGGCGATATCAATGAGACGTATGTGGAGGCGATGATCCGGAATATCGAGGAACTCGGTCCCTATATCCTCATTGCCCCGGATGTGGCATTGCCGCACGCAAGGCCGGAGCACGGCGTCGAAAAGGCCGGTTTTACGGTGACGGTGTTCAAAGAGCCTGTCCCTTTTCCGAAGGGGACGGATCAGTCCGTGAGTGAAGCACGCGTCTTTGTCTGTCTCGCAGCGGTAGACTCGGAGTCCCACCTCGGACTTCTTCAGCAAATATCCGGATTGATCGAAGACAGGTCGTTAATCGAGGCATTGTTACAGGCATCGTCAGAAGCGGATGTTCACAAGGCATTGAGCGGTTGGAATCAGTAA